The Orcinus orca chromosome 20, mOrcOrc1.1, whole genome shotgun sequence region CTGATCTGTGACCCAGGGCTGCCCACCCCACTCATCAGTGCTCTCTACTGCTCCCTCTGTGGTGCTCTCGTCTGTTGGACAGTGTTAATGTGTCATGAAACATAAGCATGTACTTAAATAGTTTTTGAATACCAGTTACtcattttaaatcacattttctgGGCCTGGACATAACATTTCTGGATAGTACTCACCTGTCACCAATAGTCAGTCAAGGCCCTTCTAAAAGTCATTTGCAAGGTGTGAGTTGGAGATCTTGCCTGCCTCTTCTCTCTCAGCTACACCCCATCCTGTGTCTTTGCTGTAAGACCTTCCCCATTCTGTGACCCACAGAGTCCAGTACTGCACAGCAGCTCTTTCTTTAACCTAATCCCAAAGCTGCTGTCCTGCCACCAACCCTGTGGACTCAATCCTGGGTATGCTAGATGCTAGATACACATTTGTGATGGGATTGCCCACTCCCACTGAAGACAGCATGCTGTTCAGCAGCATTTTTCTGCTTTCAGGTTGTTGGCATGGAGTGGAGAATGAAGAGGAACCTTCTGAGCAGAGTGTTTCTGTAGCAGTGTCACACGTTCATACTTTCAAGGCAGATTCATCGACCCAGATGGCTCACCCCTGTGACTTATGTGGCCCAATCTTGAAAGATATTTTGCACCTGGATGAACACCAAGAAACACACCATGGACTGAAACCTTACACATGTGGGGCGTGTGGGAGACAATTCTGGTTCAGTGTAAACTTTGACCAGCACCAGAAGCTGTACAATGTAGAGAAACTCTTAAGAGGAGACAAAGACAAGACCTCATTTGTGAAGAACTGTAGGGCCTGTGAAGAACCTCACCTGTCAGAGAAGCCCTTTACATGTGAGGAGGAGCAGAAGAACTTCCAGACCAGTTTGGGCAGTCACCAGCAAAAGGCCACCCACAGTAAGAGGAAAACAAGGAGCACTGAGAGTGGGGAGGCCTATCATATTAGACAAATGCATTAcaagtgcagtgaatgtgggaaagctttcagtcgCAAAGATACACTTGTCCAGCACCAGAGAATCCATACTGGAGAAAAGCCTTATGAGtgcaatgaatgtgggaaagcatTCAGCCGCAAAGCCACACTTGTCCAGCACCAGAGAATCCACacaggagaaaggccttatgagtgcagtgaatgtggaaaagcctttagCCGCAAGGACAACCTTACTCAGCACAAAagaattcacactggagaaatGCCTTATAAGTGTGGCGAATGTGGCAAATACTTCAGCCATCACTCCAACCTAATTGTACACCAGAGAGTTCACAATGGAGCAAGGCCTTATAAGTGCCACGATTGTGGGAAAGTCTTCAGACACAAATCCACACTTGTTCAGCATGAGAGTATCCACACTGGAGAAAATCCTTATGtttgcagtgaatgtgggaaatcctttGGCCACAAATATACCCTTATTAAACACCAGAGAATTCATACGGAGGCAAGGCCTTTTGAGTGCACTGAATGTGGGAAATTCTTTAGTCGAAGCTCTGACTTTATTGCACACCAGAGAGTTCACACAGGTGAAAGGCCTTTTGTGTGCAGCAAATGTGGGAAAGATTTCATCAGAACCTCCCACCTTGTTCGGCACCAAAaagttcacactggagaaaggccatatgaatgcaatgaatgtgggaaatcGTATAGCTTAAGCTCCCATCTCATTAGGCACCAGAAAGTTCACACTGCCGGAAGGCTGTAGGAGTGCGTCCAACACAACAGAACTCATGGGGAGGAGCTCTGTGTCTGCCTTTAGAGAGGGAGACATCAACCATGTGTCAAACCACATATATCTGGACATTAATACTGGGGAGTATTTTATGAATGCCAGGTGCAGGGAAAGCTTTCAGAAGCTATGTTGCACTTTCAGACCTGCTCAGGTTCCTTGCCAAATTTGTTAGTGCCTGTGGCTGAAACCATCTCAACTCAACCAGGTTACCCTAATATTTTTAGGGGAGGCAGAACTTCATGCTCTCTTCAATCCCTGGAGGAAATTATAAGAAATCTGAATTAAATGGTGGTCCTCATTTGCTTACCTCTGACCGGAAAAGGTATGGACATGATCCACCTTTAGCCAAGATGATCTAAGCTGTGCTCTGGTAGCAGAAAAGGTTTACTTTATTCATGGACATTGTTGGTCTCATGTGATACTTGTGATGAATTTTTCCAGCCTCCAAGTCACCCAGGCTGGATAACTACTTGACTCATGTTGCGCTGGTTTGTGTGGTAATAAATACCTTATTATTTAAGCCACCT contains the following coding sequences:
- the ZNF134 gene encoding zinc finger protein 134, with the translated sequence MAHPCDLCGPILKDILHLDEHQETHHGLKPYTCGACGRQFWFSVNFDQHQKLYNVEKLLRGDKDKTSFVKNCRACEEPHLSEKPFTCEEEQKNFQTSLGSHQQKATHSKRKTRSTESGEAYHIRQMHYKCSECGKAFSRKDTLVQHQRIHTGEKPYECNECGKAFSRKATLVQHQRIHTGERPYECSECGKAFSRKDNLTQHKRIHTGEMPYKCGECGKYFSHHSNLIVHQRVHNGARPYKCHDCGKVFRHKSTLVQHESIHTGENPYVCSECGKSFGHKYTLIKHQRIHTEARPFECTECGKFFSRSSDFIAHQRVHTGERPFVCSKCGKDFIRTSHLVRHQKVHTGERPYECNECGKSYSLSSHLIRHQKVHTAGRL